A stretch of DNA from Oncorhynchus nerka isolate Pitt River linkage group LG22, Oner_Uvic_2.0, whole genome shotgun sequence:
aggggaaaccggtggattattgaatgaaacgcgccaacaaaacttattttttgggatataaagaaggactttattgaacaaaacaaccatttgtgatgtagctgggaccctttggattgcaaacagaggaagatcttcaaaggtaagtgatgtattttatcgttatttctgactttcgtgatgcATCTGCatggttggaaaatgtttttaatgcttttgtatgcgggggcgctgtcctcagataatcgcatggtatgctttcgccttaaagcctttttgaaatctgacaaaatGCTGGATTAACAAGAGGTTAAGATTTTACCCGATGtaaaacacttgtattttcatgaatgtttaatattacgaattttttattttttcatttcgAAATTGAAATTTTTGGCAAAAAGGCAAATtccgctccatcattcattgaatcagatggctcattcctCACAAAACCCACTGAATTTGGCAACAAGTTTaatgattttttcattggcaggattagcaaatttaggcatgacatgccagcaacaaacactgacactacacatccaagtaaacagttgaagtcagaggtttataTACACATAAgcaaaatacatttcaactcagtttttcacaattcctgacatttgatcctgtcttaggtcagttaggatcaccactattttaagaatgtgaaatgtcagaataatagagagagagagagtagagagagtgatttatttttagattttatttattgtatcacattcccagtgagtcagaagtttgcatacactcaattagtatttggtagcattgcctttaaattgtttaacttgggtcaaatgtttcaggtagccttccacaagcttcccacaataagttgggtgaattttggcccattcctcctaacagagctggtgtaactgagtcaggattgttggccttcttgctcgcacatgctttttcagttctaccaaCAACATTTCTTTACGATTTGAGATCAGGCCTTTCTGATGGCcaccccaataccttgacttgttgtccttaaaccattttgccacgactttggaagtatgcttggggtcattttccatttggaagacccatttgcgatgaagctttaacttcctgatttatgtcttgagatgttgcttcaatatatccacataattttcctgcctcatgatgccatctgttttgtaaATTGCaacagtcccttctgcagcaaagcaccccgacaACATGATACTGCTACCCCCGTGctccacggttgggatggtgttcttcagcttgcaaggctccccctttatcctccaaacataacgatggtcattatggccaaacagttctatttttgtttcatcagaccagaggacatttctccaaaaagtacgatctttgtccccatgtgcagttgcagaccgtagtctggcttttttatggcggttttcaagtggtggcttcttccttgctgagcggcctttcaggttatgttgatataggactcgttttactgtggatatagatacttttgtacctgtttcctccagcatcttcacaaggtcctttgctgttgttctgggattgatttgcacttttcgcacctaagtacgttcatctctaggagacagatagcgtctccttcctgagcggtatgacggctgcgtggtcccatggtgtttatacttgcgaactattgtttgtacagatgaacctggtaccttcaggcatttggaaattgctcccaaagatgaaacagacttgtggaggtctacaatttttattctgaggtcttggctgatttcttttgattttcccatgacgtcaagcaaagaggcactgagtttgaagctaggccttgaaatacatccacaggtacacctccaattgacataaattatgtcaaatagcctatcagaagcttctaaagccatgacatcattttctggaattttccaagctgtttaaatgcacagtcaacttagtgtatttaaacttctgacccattggaattgtgatacagttaattataagtgaaataatctatctgtaaacaattgttggaaaaattacttgtcatgcacaaaatagatgttctaactgacttgccaaaactatagtttgttaacaagaaatttgtggagtggttgaaaaaaaggttttaatgactccaacctaagtgtatgtaaacttccaacttgaaatgtatctgaccaaattatgaaagacaagcattgtaattttgaattccatgAAGTAAGTGTGGAAGAGTTGAAAAAaggattgttgtctatcaacaatgacaagccaccagggtctgacaactGGGATGGAAAATTACTCAGGATAATAGtggatgatattgccactcctatttgccactccttattcaatttaagcctactagaaaatgtgtgccctcaggcctggagggaagcaaaagttatTCCCCTACCTAAGGATAGTAAagactggctcaaatagccgaccaatcagactgttaccaaccctttggaaacttttggaaaaaattgtgtttgaccagatacaatgttattttacagtaaacaaattgacaacagactttcagcacgcttatagggaggGTCATTCAACAAACatagcacttacacaaatggctgagagaaattgatgataaaaagattgtggggacTGTTTTTACttgacttcagtgcggcttttaacattattgatcatagtctgttgctggaaaaatgtatgtgttatggcttcacaccccctgctatattgtggataaagagttatctgtctaacagaacacagagggtgttctttaacggaagcctctccaacaaaatccaggtagaatcaggaattccccaggtcagctgtctaggccccttgcttttttcaatctttactaaagACATGAGTAAAacctatgtatgcggatgactcgacacagcgactgaaatgactgcaatacTAAACAAGGAGCTATAGTTAGTTTGggatgggtggcaaggaataaattaGTCCTAAATATGGGACAAATTATTCACTGAACCCTAAACCAAGTCTTGTAATGAATTATGTGGTAATTGAGCAagtttttaattaattaattaaattttacccatttttctccccaattggtagtaattacagtcttgtctcatcactccgaaacacaacccaacctagccacactgcttcttgacacaatgcacaagccaaaccagaagccagccgcaccaatgtgtcggaggaaacaccgtacacctagcgacctggtcagtgtgcactgcgcccaggcccgccacaggagtcgctagtgcgtaatgagacaaggatatccctgccagccaaaccctccctaacccggatgacgctgggccaattgtgcgtcgccccatggacctcccggtcgcagccggctatgacagagcctgggctcgaacccagaatctctggtggcacagccttagaccactgcgccaaccGGGAGGCtgtaattgagcaagttgaggagactaaactgtcCTGTATtgaaaactgtcatggtcaaaacatattggtACAGCAGTTGctaggatggggagaagtctgtccataataaagcactgctctgcattcttaacagcactatcaacaaggcaggtactACAGGCCCTAGatttgttgcacctggactactaAAAGATTTTATTGAAACAAAGTGTGTACAGAGAGTCAGTAGGTACAGTttcacaaagagggacttaggaaaattgcaattggctcagaaaagGGTAGCActgctggcccttggatgtacacggagagctaacattaatatgtcaatctctcctggctcaaagtggagaagAGATTGATTTCATCACTATTTGTATTTGTgcgaggtattgacatgttgaatgcacgaGCTGTCtatttgaactactggcacaaggctcggacacccatgcataccccacaagaccagaggtctctccacagtccccaaatccagaacagactatgggaggcacacagtactacataaagccatgactacatggaactctattccacatcaagtaactcgtgcaagcagtaaaattagattttaaaaacagataagacaccttatggaacagcgggactgtgaagcaacacaaacataggcacagacacatgcatacaaacacacgataacatacgcagtatagacacacgtacacatggattttgttgttgatatgtggtagtagagtaggagTTTGAGTgcacttaatatgttgtgaatgtattgtaatgttttaaaaattgtactactgccttaatgttgctggaccccaggaagagtagctgctgccttggcaaataCAAAGCTGTGCCCCTCCCTACTGTGTTTTCCAGGGCAGCCAAAATGTTCCTGACTCGTTCGCTGGAGATGCGTCAACATCTGTTGGCCAGATCACCTTGAATGTGCCCAGTCCCTCAACAACTCCCTGACATCCAGAACCTGCTTGTACAAAGCCTTCTCCAGGTTCCTGTGGACAACACAATCATCTCTGTCAGGATTATACCATGCTAATAGAAttgacactgagtgtacaaagcatGAAGAACACCGTCCTAATATTgagatgtcccccccccccccgccattttgccctcagaacggcCTCAATTCAtcgaggcatggactctacaaggtgtcgaaagcatccctgtgctggcccatgttgtctccaatgcttcccacagttgtgtcaagttggctggatgtgctttgggtggtggacaattcttgataAACACGGGAAGTGGTTGTTAACCTagcagagttgcagttcttgacacaaaccggtgtgccttgcacctactaccataccccgatcaaaggcacttacatattttgtcttgcccattcaccctctgaatggcacacatcatTGTGTAAGAAAATTAAGGGAGTACCATAAACTATAATCAACTGGCTAATAAATACTTTATTGAAACAAAGTGTGGAAACAGAGAGTTAGTCAGTACAGTTTCAGCAGAGAAAGCTTCAGTTTCAGCTATATCAGTTTAAACAGCTGAGAGTAGCACTGGTCCattttttttgtgtttgttttacctttaactaggcaagtcagttaagaacaaattcttattttcaatgacggcctaggaacagtgggttaactgccttgttcaggggcagaacgacagatttgtacagctcggggatttaaacttgcaaactttcggttactagtccaatgctctaaccactaggctactctgccgccccataGCGCCACAACATGTAGCAGAGGCCACTCGTTATCGCACTGCGGACCAGAGCTAGACATGGAACAGATACATTTAAGGCAGGTTTGTCATGCAGAGAAACATTAGACCTCATTCGCCATCATTCAAAATGTTTTAGAAGAAAGGATGTAATGCATTAACAATTTAATTAATTAGCATTCCATACAGTAGTAATAGTTGGTCCGAGACTATCCATAACAGCAATTACTTATTCAACGCTGAGTGTTACAACAGTATTTCCTCTCGGCCAACAAGCATAATGACTTACATAGCTTACATCTGTACGTACCTGGTCCATTACATCAAGCAAAAGTTCATTTAAGATAATTACATACATTTCAGCGTCCAGTTTGTGCTCTCCGATGCTGATATTCGAATTGAATTTCAACAGTTATATGCTTCCATATTGAACAGGCTTACACTAGTAAATTTACAGCCTTGGGGAATATGAAGATCATAAACAGCAGCACTTGAGTTCATCAACCATGCAATGCATTCCCTTTCATGTCAAAGGAGCAGAAGTACATGCATTAAGTCGTATTGATACTGTAGTACGTATAGTGGGTATTACAAATCGTGCTTGATTTAAGAACATGGAGATGCAAAGCTCCATTGCAGGGGGTATACTGTACGGTGTCAATGCTCCGTTATTAAAAAAAGGGGTGGTAGGTTCACTGCAATGTTGCGGAGATACGCGGATGCACGACGATGATGATGGTCGTCTGATAGTTGAGGTGTCTTCCTGGTCCCGGTTACATCTTCCTCATCTGCGCCATCAGCTCTTCTAGACTCTGTTCTGTTTcctccaccgtctcccctcctgACGCCCCGGTCTCctggaaaaggaggacagaggtcATTATTAGTTCAAACTGGCTTGAGATGCCTCCTTGAGGTTGTACCGGTTACTTCCACTGGCCCAGAAATAGTGACTTAGCTTGTTTGTACCATACAGAGTAGCTTATAACAAACTTTGCCTACTTAAGTCATCAcaggaggctcataataatggccggaacggaaaccatgtgtttgataccattccacctaatccgctccagtcattaccgcGAGCCAgtgctccccaattaaggtgccaccaatctCCTGTGATAGGCGTTATGACCCTCAAGGGGCTATGCATTGTCTGCGttcatcaaaaaaaaaaaaaagaatatcaTAGTATTTTTTATGAGGTTTGTATGGTACTGACCTTCTCAGGGATGGTGTAGGCCACAGTGATGCCTTCTGGGAGGTCGGGGACGGGGCCTGAAGCCGCATGGAGTTCCTCTTCTGTCTGCTCCGACACCAGCTCAATACCTGACAGAGCAACATAGGTCAGTAATGGTCCCTAGACAGGATCACTTGCTATGGACAATACATTGAGGCAATATCAACGCTCCAGCTACACTCACCCCAGTCGTTCTCCTCGTGAACcacttcctcctccaccaccttctCTACAATCTTTTTTGGTCGCTCTGCCTCTTTCTTCTGTGGACCACAAAGTACGCACACCACTGAATTACAACTGTACCCCGTCCTGTACACACCCCAGGTCATGATGGgtgttgtaactttaatgtgttaCAGAGTTAATGTTTAAGTTAATTCATTGAGCTGTATCTAAAGATATTTATTTACAGTTATTTacatatgtaattgtattggtTAGTATTGAATTACGCTTTTGACTGCAAGTTCCAGAATGCCTTGCGACAGGAATGAGAGAGAACGAGTCTGTTATGTGCAGGTGCAAGGTGATTCTGGAACTTGCAGTCAAAAGCGTAATTCAATACTGTTCAATTCCACAATCAAGTTCAAACGAACTGTCCTCCTTAGCTGATAGCAATTCCAACAATGTACTGAAGTGATCGGTAATCCGGATTTGACTGGGCTATTTCCACGTCAATCTGATTCAAAATCCTCGTTGTGGCGCCTCGAATGGTACCCCGCTTTCGTCTCATTCTTTCTGCTTCATGCCAACGTTTCTCCTCAGCCATTTTAGCCGCTTCTTCGTCGCAGCTCATATCCCGGGATTCGGCACCAAATTTTAGATTAACTGTCTTCAAagtaatgactcgggacgtcggGCTTGATATGAAAGCTTATTTTTTAGTAATACTTGTTCACGTTACATTTAACAACTTTAGATTCTACAGAGCAATGCAGGTAAGATGCTAGCGGAAAGGTCAGCTTAATCACTTTGCACCTGCACATAACTGGCGCGTTATCTCTCTCATTCCTGTCGCAAGGCATTCTGGAACTTGCAGTCAAAAGCGTAATTCAATACTAaccaatacaattacatatgtAAATAACTGTAAAGAAATATAATATgaagtagagagacagaaagaaaaagGAGGAAAGGGCCTCCTTGGTCAGTCACCTTATAGTCGTCCTGCTGTTTCCTGCAGTAGTGGTCATCACATGTGGGGTTGGCCTTCATGGCCATAGTGGGGAAGAAGTCCTGCATGGCGTTGTAGCCCAGGTAATGGCTGACTGTGCCAAACTTCAACAGGTACCTGAGGACCATGAACCACTGTTAGGATATCTTCATAGGCAACCCCGTTATGGGTCTTTGTGTTGGGCTATGAtcagggtcgtattcattaggccACACCGTCGCAAAATGCTTCTCGAAAGAAAACAAAGTGTTTCCTATTGAATGGATAAGTTCTGATAGTGCCTCTGTTTCTTTCTGTTTTCTTCCATGTGgggcctaatgaatatgacccaggtCCCATTTACAAGCAAATGTAACCCAGATCTTACTTGAGGACGTTTTGGACCAGGATCCCTGCCACCACACCCATGGTGGTGGGTAGGCTGGCAGCACACACCCCCTCCCTCTTCAGGGTCTTCTCATCAATGTTGGCCGCCACCACCAGGGGAGGAGCACACTGTCACAGGGACAATCAAAGCTTGTGTTTGCAACGTGCCATCCGTTTCAATTAAAGGGACTGTCcggtacttttgtatacttttcggtagttctgaaagtagtgcCCACGAGCCAAAAGTGCAGATGTGTGCGCCACGACATTGCTCTCGCTCTGCTGGGTGTGAtacttgctagctgtcactcaaatggcgagGGGCTGAATCTCATTGTCGCTTTCAAACTGGGGTTgcgtggctaattgaggtaaaacaTGAACTAGACAtcgacacatccagcccaaagcagAAGGTTTAAAAGAGACTTAGTAGTCGCCAAAGTaccagagcatgtctttaagTAGAACAGTGATATTGGAAATGGTACCCTttttcctatatagtgccctacttttaacAAGAGCcatattggccctggtcaaaataatTGTTTTGCCCTGGACAtaaatagggaaaagggtgccatttgggacccatcCTAAGTGTGTGATGTGACGTACTGCGAAGCAGGCCGTCTCCCCCGGGATGATGAGCTGGATGTGTCCAGACACAGCGTTCTCGCTCACACCCGACTCCATCCAGATCTGACCCAGCTCGTTACACGCCTAGGAACGAGAAAATGACCAACATTCATCATCTGATCTTCAACTCAATACTGTATGTTTTATTGTCAGGGAATGAgggagatgtatatatatatattttagtacTGACTGCGTTGATGGCCATCCGGGCCTCAAAGTTGTCCACACAACTCAGAATCAGGTCTACGGCCTTTCCTTCCTGAAGCGCCccataactgagacaacacagagTACTTAGAAACAGAATGACCATGTGGCGATCACGTGGACATTTCAGAAGTTATGTGTTATGGTAGATCTTGAAAGTTGAACAAAAACAACCTCGCCTTCTAGATTTATTGGTGTGATCTGTATGTGTTTTCTTCAGTTGTCCTCATCACGTAAAGTAAAGCATCCAATGTCATACTGTAATGCAATtagttatttttaatttttaaatcaACTTGAAAGTCAGAGAACTGAGAGGCAACACTGTCATGGGACAGCACAGTGGAGCAATTCAATACTGAAAATGCTCTGCGGAAATGACCACAAAAGCAGTATTATTACTGCACTTATGAGATAGGAGAGGACACAAGTTCTCACCTTATGCGATCCATGAAATGTGCGAAATGTTCCATGGTGGTGATGTTGTAGTTGTGGGTCTCAAACTGCACATCTGGGTTGATATTCCTGTTTGACCGAACGTAAAAACATGTAAGCACCTTATCGTGACGTTACATAATATAAATCAGACCAGTGGTACGTTTTGCAGGACACGATGTTGTGGTATGTTCAGATGTAAATATATGACGCAGGACCAacatctctgacatgtagaatgaGGATTTATGTTGATGACATTTTTATTCTGGCAACGTTCCACAACGTTtgcctactgaacgtggccccctCAGGTCACTACTGTACCTGAGTGTGTGTTCAGCTGCCTCTACTTTGCTGAGGCCGGCCTGGTGAGGCTGGAAGAACAGCCTGTTCATATTGGCCAGCTCCACTTTGTCATAGTCAAACAGGATGAGCTGTGTAAAGAGATGATGGCAACAAGGCAGAATGACTCGGTGTACGTTGTTGCATTGATTGTCCATCGGAAACACAAGGTTGAAAACGAACGATATAAAGATATGTTGATTTAGTAACGTGAAGTTTGTATTACCTTACCAATGCCACATCTTGTGAGCATTTCTGCAGTCACACTTCCAACTCCTCCAACACCCACCACAGCTACAGTGAACGTCCTGATTTTCTGTTTAACAGTAGAATATAAATAAACGCATGCCCATTTTGTCATATTAGATCGGTGTAGGGTTTTAAAATGCCCGAATTTCAGGACTCCTCCAATAGGGATTTATAGAAAGCCTCAGAATATTGGGGACATTGTGCAACCTTCGATGTGTATCGGATAACAATATAACATACGATTGTATCTTACCTCGTAATCTTCAACAATGCCCATTCGCTTCAAAGCCATCAGACGACTGCAAGGTAAGAACGCGAGGTAAGCAGTTTACACCATATGCCGGTATGTGGCCCTTATTTCTGGGGTGTCAACCATATCATGTACTCTCTTATGTATTCATGATCACAAATGACTCAATTTGCGGCAGTTAGATTTCGACAGCTACATATACCTGTAAGGGTTTGAATCCACTACTTCTGCACTCATTTTGTCGATCCTTGGTCTGTGATGAGGTTGGTTGTTGTCGGCAGCTTCCTCGGCACACATCGCCGTACATCGCTTTTGCTTACACTTGATCAACTCATTCTCAAGCTCCCTCACTCGCAGCTTCAGCTCTTCGATTGAGGTCATGTTTCTATAAAAAGAATAAGCCACACTACTCCGTTGTTCAAGTGTAAAATGCCTGGATTGAAAAGTCTTGACAATCACATAAAGACCACAAGCGACGGGCTAGTACACGTCTACACAGTTCGAATCAACTGGCAACCCGAGTTTCTGTAAATACAGTCCGGGCAGAAACAAGCTGCGTTgagtaaaaatgttttttaagTCCTATAAATACATGATCTCTACGGCATCTAAAAATTCGACCATCGGCCAGTGCGTGCAATCAGCAAATCTGTGCATTTACCGATCTGTGAGATGAGCTCAGTCACTCTTTTGTAGCGACGTTTTACAGAAAACTGCGGATTGCGCAAAGTTTGATCTGCAAAACACTGACTCTCACCTCCGTTGACCAAAACGACACCATTCGACTTTCCATATTGTACGAGATTAGCTAATTCGTTCAATTTTACGACTTTGACAAATAATTAATCCACACTGAAATATGGAAGACCAAACAGCAACTCCTGTTCGGGAGCAGCACAGGTTCAACACCGTCAATCTTCAGCGATATCTGGCTGGAAAGACACGAGGTGTGTCCAACAACGACAGGTTCACTGTCAGACAATACAGGTATGCTCACCTTTTATCTGAAGTGTTCCAGTTCCATAGAAATGAGCATACTTCGTAAAATGGAGTGAATCACTGTCCATGCCTTCCGTGTCTGATCATTCCAGTGCTGGACAATCCAACCCCACCTTCCTTATCCAGACCCCTTCTGACAGCTATGTCCTGAGAAAGAAACCGCCGGGTATGCTTCTGCCAGGGGCTCACAAGGTAGTTATGATGCAAAACCTTCTCAATAATTAGATAAATAATGAGCAAGAACAGTAGTAAAAGGCACTGTGCTCTTTGACACAGTTTTAGTTGTTTTAGCTGTATTATTTCTCTCCAGTAGAGGGAGACAAAGTTTAACGttacaagtacagtgaaatgccttgcAAGGTCTAAACCCAACACAATATCAATGTAGTACTAAAAAAAACAGCATAAGGTAGAACAAAACACACGAGAAATAAAAACAAGTGAAACACGAGAAAgtaagaagctatatacagggaccaTATTTCCAATGTGCAGGGATAGGCTACTTGAGTGGTAGAGGTAGATCTGGATAggagtaaggtgactaggcatcagtgGTGGAGAAAATACCCAATTCTCATAATCTAGTAAAAGTGAagacaccttaatagaaaatgactcaagtaaaagtgaaaatcaTCCAGTAAAATTCtaaaaatatttggttttaaatatacttaagtatcaaaagtaaatatatttgctaaaatatacttaagtattaaaagtaaaagtataaataatttcaaattccatatataaagcaaaccagacggcactattttctttttttcccttttttttaatgtatagccaggggcacacttaaaacactgagacatcatttacaaatgaagcagaccagatacagtagagatgaccagggatgttctcttgataagtgtgtgaattggaccattttaagcattcaaaatgtaacgagtacttttgggtgtcagggaaaatgtatggagtaaaatgtttattattttctttaggaatgtagtgaagta
This window harbors:
- the LOC115105153 gene encoding ubiquitin-like modifier-activating enzyme 5 isoform X1, producing the protein MTSIEELKLRVRELENELIKCKQKRCTAMCAEEAADNNQPHHRPRIDKMSAEVVDSNPYSRLMALKRMGIVEDYEKIRTFTVAVVGVGGVGSVTAEMLTRCGIGKLILFDYDKVELANMNRLFFQPHQAGLSKVEAAEHTLRNINPDVQFETHNYNITTMEHFAHFMDRISYGALQEGKAVDLILSCVDNFEARMAINAACNELGQIWMESGVSENAVSGHIQLIIPGETACFACAPPLVVAANIDEKTLKREGVCAASLPTTMGVVAGILVQNVLKYLLKFGTVSHYLGYNAMQDFFPTMAMKANPTCDDHYCRKQQDDYKKKEAERPKKIVEKVVEEEVVHEENDWGIELVSEQTEEELHAASGPVPDLPEGITVAYTIPEKETGASGGETVEETEQSLEELMAQMRKM
- the LOC115105153 gene encoding ubiquitin-like modifier-activating enzyme 5 isoform X2, which encodes MNRLFFQPHQAGLSKVEAAEHTLRNINPDVQFETHNYNITTMEHFAHFMDRISYGALQEGKAVDLILSCVDNFEARMAINAACNELGQIWMESGVSENAVSGHIQLIIPGETACFACAPPLVVAANIDEKTLKREGVCAASLPTTMGVVAGILVQNVLKYLLKFGTVSHYLGYNAMQDFFPTMAMKANPTCDDHYCRKQQDDYKKKEAERPKKIVEKVVEEEVVHEENDWGIELVSEQTEEELHAASGPVPDLPEGITVAYTIPEKETGASGGETVEETEQSLEELMAQMRKM